Proteins from a single region of Terriglobia bacterium:
- a CDS encoding enoyl-ACP reductase: MTDTKKTAVVFGLANKRSIAWAIAQKLHADGWQLAITYMNERLEMEARDLIAELPGAAGFMCDVSSDEQITQLFAKLKERYGVLHGLVHSVAFAPEADLKGAFVDTSREGFRIAHDISVYSLVAVTRGAAPLMTAGGSVITMTYYGAEKVVPRYNVMGVAKAALEATVRYLANDLGPKNIRVNAISAGPIKTLASRGISGFGEMLRAQAERAPLKRNVEPSEVGAAASFLLSDGGSGITGETLYVDCGSNIVAY, from the coding sequence ATGACGGATACCAAGAAGACCGCGGTTGTTTTCGGGCTGGCCAACAAGCGCAGCATCGCCTGGGCCATCGCCCAGAAACTCCACGCCGACGGCTGGCAGCTCGCCATCACCTACATGAACGAGCGCCTGGAGATGGAGGCGCGCGACCTCATCGCCGAGCTCCCCGGCGCCGCGGGCTTCATGTGCGACGTCTCCAGCGACGAGCAGATCACGCAGCTCTTCGCCAAGCTCAAGGAGCGCTACGGCGTGCTGCACGGCCTGGTGCACAGCGTGGCCTTCGCCCCGGAAGCCGACCTCAAGGGCGCGTTCGTGGACACCTCGCGCGAGGGCTTCCGCATCGCCCACGACATCAGCGTCTATTCCCTGGTGGCGGTGACACGCGGCGCGGCTCCGCTGATGACTGCGGGCGGCAGCGTCATCACCATGACCTACTATGGCGCGGAAAAAGTCGTCCCGCGCTACAACGTCATGGGCGTGGCCAAGGCCGCACTGGAAGCCACCGTGCGCTACCTGGCCAACGACCTCGGCCCCAAAAACATCCGCGTCAACGCCATCTCTGCCGGGCCCATCAAGACCCTGGCCTCCCGCGGCATCTCCGGCTTCGGCGAAATGCTCCGCGCCCAGGCCGAGCGCGCCCCGCTCAAGCGCAACGTCGAGCCCAGCGAGGTCGGCGCCGCAGCCAGCTTCCTGCTCTCCGACGGCGGCTCGGGCATCACCGGCGAAACGCTGTACGTGGATTGCGGCTCGAACATCGTGGCCTACTGA
- the cmk gene encoding (d)CMP kinase: MAKLTIAIDGPAGSGKSSVARRVAELLGYLYLDSGAMYRALALKALERGVPLEDEAQLDALARETHVELRAPSAEQIAAGVKNRVFLDGREVTAEIRTDQVAQAASRLATIAGVRAVLVAEQQRAGAGGGVVMEGRDIGTVVFPRAELKIFLDASPEVRAERRWKEHQEKGESMPLDEVLEEVHERDQRDRERKVSPLLRAPDAVFVDNTAMNAEETARLIVLLAAERAKEPARGAGREA, translated from the coding sequence ATGGCCAAACTCACCATCGCGATTGACGGCCCGGCGGGCTCGGGCAAGAGCAGCGTGGCGCGGCGCGTCGCTGAGCTGCTCGGGTATCTGTATCTGGACAGCGGCGCGATGTACCGCGCCCTGGCGCTGAAGGCCCTCGAGCGCGGCGTGCCTCTGGAAGACGAGGCGCAACTCGACGCCCTGGCGCGGGAGACGCACGTCGAGCTGCGCGCGCCCTCGGCGGAGCAGATCGCCGCGGGAGTGAAGAACCGCGTCTTTCTCGACGGCCGCGAAGTGACCGCGGAGATCCGCACGGACCAGGTGGCCCAGGCCGCCTCGCGCCTGGCGACCATCGCCGGCGTGCGCGCCGTGCTGGTCGCCGAGCAGCAGCGCGCCGGCGCCGGCGGCGGCGTGGTCATGGAAGGCCGCGACATCGGCACCGTCGTCTTCCCCCGCGCCGAGCTGAAGATTTTCCTGGACGCCTCGCCGGAAGTGCGCGCCGAGCGCCGCTGGAAAGAGCACCAGGAAAAGGGCGAAAGCATGCCGCTGGACGAGGTGCTCGAGGAAGTGCACGAGCGCGACCAGCGCGACCGCGAGCGCAAAGTTTCTCCGCTCCTGCGCGCCCCCGATGCCGTCTTCGTGGATAACACCGCCATGAACGCCGAAGAGACCGCGCGGCTCATCGTGCTGCTGGCCGCGGAACGCGCGAAAGAACCGGCTCGCGGCGCGGGGAGGGAAGCGTGA
- a CDS encoding DUF885 domain-containing protein, with the protein MMRILLILVLVIAGGLLALPRAVMAQARSAADAPQEAARKFRVYLEDDWKRWMAEAPEIATEVGFPGQNRRWTDDSPEGIARRKRLLDDSLARLQAISRTALPESERLNYDLYRQLLEAAEEGQQYGDDPMPFQSVAQCNLWMPVNQMESIGARAASTLALTPHQTVADYEDILARLEALPRAVEQTQALLQEGLKRGYTPPRVPLRDLPKQVADLVPADPLASALLAPFTQFPAGFPEPERARLTERAKTVYTSGVAPAFRKLHDYLAETYLPACRESIAATALPDGQAAYAFRVRWQTTTNLTPQQIHAIGLAEVQRIRAEMDQVIAASGFRGSFHDFTEFLRTDPRFFYDKPEDLVNGYRIIAKKIDPQLAPLFGKLPRLPYGVTPIPAFKAPSQTTAYYQPGAPQAGRAGQFFVNTYKLEARPKWEMEALSMHESVPGHHLQIALAQELENVPEFRRYIGYSAFVEGWGLYSESLGEEMGFYSDPYSQFGQLAYEMWRAVRLVVDTGMHSMGWSRQQAIDYFRDHTGKTDQDVTVEVDRYIVWPGQALAYKLGQLKIRELRHEAETKLGAKFDIRKFHDAVLENGAVPLNVLEAHMKQWMDKQATH; encoded by the coding sequence GTGATGCGCATTCTGCTGATTCTGGTGCTGGTGATTGCCGGCGGGCTGCTGGCCCTGCCGCGCGCGGTGATGGCGCAAGCCAGGAGCGCCGCGGACGCGCCGCAGGAAGCCGCGCGCAAATTCCGCGTGTATCTCGAGGACGACTGGAAGCGCTGGATGGCCGAGGCTCCGGAGATAGCCACCGAGGTGGGCTTTCCCGGGCAGAACCGCCGCTGGACCGACGATTCCCCGGAAGGCATCGCGCGGCGCAAGCGCCTGCTGGATGACAGCCTGGCCCGGCTGCAGGCCATTTCGCGCACAGCCCTGCCGGAAAGCGAGCGCCTGAACTACGACCTCTACCGCCAGCTTCTGGAGGCCGCGGAAGAGGGGCAGCAGTACGGCGACGATCCCATGCCCTTCCAGAGCGTGGCGCAGTGCAATCTGTGGATGCCGGTGAACCAGATGGAGAGCATCGGGGCACGGGCTGCCAGCACGCTGGCCCTCACGCCGCACCAGACGGTGGCCGACTACGAGGACATCCTGGCGCGGCTGGAAGCGCTGCCCCGCGCAGTCGAGCAGACCCAGGCCCTGCTGCAAGAGGGCCTGAAGCGCGGCTACACCCCGCCGCGTGTGCCGCTGCGCGATCTGCCGAAGCAGGTTGCCGATCTCGTTCCCGCCGATCCGCTGGCCAGCGCGCTGCTCGCGCCCTTCACGCAGTTTCCGGCGGGATTTCCGGAGCCCGAGCGGGCGCGGCTCACCGAGCGCGCGAAGACGGTTTACACGAGCGGCGTCGCCCCGGCCTTCCGCAAGCTGCATGACTATCTCGCGGAGACGTATCTCCCGGCGTGCCGCGAAAGCATCGCGGCCACCGCGCTCCCCGACGGCCAGGCCGCCTATGCCTTCCGCGTGCGCTGGCAGACCACCACGAATCTGACGCCGCAGCAGATCCACGCCATCGGCCTCGCCGAAGTGCAGCGCATCCGCGCGGAGATGGACCAGGTCATCGCCGCCTCCGGCTTCCGGGGCAGCTTCCACGACTTCACGGAATTCCTGCGCACCGACCCGCGCTTTTTTTACGATAAGCCGGAAGATCTCGTCAACGGCTACCGCATCATCGCCAAGAAGATCGATCCGCAGCTCGCGCCGCTCTTCGGCAAGCTGCCGCGGCTGCCCTACGGCGTCACGCCCATTCCGGCCTTCAAGGCGCCCTCGCAGACGACGGCGTATTACCAGCCGGGCGCGCCGCAGGCCGGCCGCGCGGGCCAGTTTTTCGTGAACACCTACAAGCTCGAGGCCCGCCCCAAGTGGGAGATGGAAGCGCTCTCCATGCACGAGTCCGTCCCGGGGCACCATCTGCAGATCGCCCTGGCGCAGGAGCTCGAAAACGTTCCGGAATTCCGGCGGTACATCGGTTACTCGGCTTTTGTGGAAGGCTGGGGGCTCTATTCCGAAAGCCTGGGCGAGGAGATGGGCTTCTACAGCGATCCCTATTCCCAATTCGGGCAGCTCGCCTATGAAATGTGGCGCGCTGTGCGCCTGGTGGTGGATACCGGGATGCACTCCATGGGCTGGAGCCGCCAGCAGGCCATCGATTATTTCCGCGACCACACTGGCAAGACCGATCAGGACGTCACCGTCGAAGTGGACCGCTACATCGTGTGGCCCGGCCAGGCCCTGGCCTACAAGCTCGGCCAGCTGAAGATCCGCGAGTTGCGCCACGAGGCTGAGACAAAGCTCGGCGCAAAGTTCGACATTCGCAAGTTTCATGATGCTGTGCTGGAAAATGGAGCGGTGCCGCTGAACGTGCTGGAAGCGCACATGAAGCAGTGGATGGACAAGCAAGCGACGCACTGA
- the rho gene encoding transcription termination factor Rho: MSLAELKEQNIADLAKVAKELNIPGASGMRKQELIFQILRAQTEKNGLIFSEGVLECLPDGFGFLRAPEYNYLPGPDDIYVSPSQIRKFDLRTGDTVSGQVRPPKDGERYFALIKVEAVNFEDPEVARSKIFFDNLTPLYPQGRLKMETTKENLTGRVLDLLCPVGKGQRGLIVAPPRTGKTMMLQSIANSITTNHPEVALIVLLIDERPEEVTDMQRTVKGEVISSTFDEAPQRHVQVAEMVLEKAKRLVEHKRDVVILLDSVTRLARAYNSVTPPSGKVLSGGIDANALQRPRRFFAAARNIEEGGSLTIIATALIDTGSRMDDVIFEEFKGTGNMEINLDRRLSDKRVFPAIDIQRSGTRKDEILLPPDELSRIWVLRKVLSPLSTVEAMELLLSRLTKTKSNGEFLGSMSAPT, encoded by the coding sequence ATTAGTCTTGCGGAACTGAAAGAACAGAACATAGCGGACCTGGCGAAAGTCGCCAAGGAGCTGAACATCCCCGGCGCCTCGGGCATGCGCAAGCAGGAGCTGATCTTCCAGATCCTCCGCGCGCAGACCGAGAAGAACGGCCTGATCTTCTCCGAAGGCGTGCTGGAATGCCTCCCGGACGGCTTCGGCTTTCTCCGCGCCCCGGAATACAACTATCTCCCCGGGCCGGACGATATCTACGTCTCGCCCTCGCAGATCCGCAAGTTCGACCTGCGCACCGGGGACACCGTCTCCGGCCAGGTGCGCCCGCCCAAGGACGGCGAGCGCTACTTCGCGCTGATCAAGGTGGAAGCGGTCAATTTCGAGGACCCCGAAGTGGCCCGCAGCAAGATTTTCTTCGACAACCTGACCCCGCTCTATCCCCAGGGCCGCCTGAAGATGGAGACCACCAAGGAAAACCTGACCGGGCGCGTCCTCGACCTGCTCTGCCCGGTGGGCAAGGGCCAGCGCGGCCTGATCGTGGCCCCGCCGCGCACCGGCAAGACCATGATGCTGCAGTCCATCGCCAATTCCATCACCACCAATCATCCGGAAGTCGCCCTCATCGTGCTCCTCATTGACGAGCGGCCCGAGGAAGTCACGGACATGCAGCGCACCGTGAAGGGCGAGGTCATCAGCTCCACCTTCGACGAAGCTCCGCAGCGCCACGTGCAGGTCGCGGAAATGGTCCTGGAAAAGGCCAAGCGCCTGGTCGAGCACAAGCGCGACGTGGTCATCCTCCTGGACTCCGTCACCCGCCTGGCGCGCGCCTATAACTCCGTCACCCCGCCTTCCGGAAAAGTCCTTTCCGGCGGTATTGACGCCAACGCCCTGCAGCGCCCCCGGCGCTTCTTCGCCGCCGCGCGCAACATCGAGGAAGGCGGCTCGCTGACCATCATCGCCACCGCCCTCATCGACACCGGCAGCCGCATGGACGACGTCATCTTCGAGGAGTTCAAGGGCACCGGCAACATGGAGATCAACCTGGACCGCCGCCTCTCCGACAAGCGCGTCTTTCCGGCCATCGACATCCAGCGCTCCGGCACGCGCAAGGACGAAATCCTGCTCCCGCCCGACGAGCTCAGCCGCATCTGGGTGCTGCGCAAAGTGCTCAGCCCGCTCTCCACCGTGGAAGCCATGGAACTGCTCCTCAGCCGCCTGACCAAGACCAAGTCCAATGGCGAGTTCCTCGGCTCCATGTCCGCCCCAACCTAA